A window of the Brassica napus cultivar Da-Ae chromosome C5, Da-Ae, whole genome shotgun sequence genome harbors these coding sequences:
- the LOC106363621 gene encoding uncharacterized protein LOC106363621 yields MSLKACIDGWKYLRKVLVVDDTHMFGKYKGVLLSASGQDANSRVFPIALAVVESENTESWTWFFQRLSTIVEDGFDLSIISDRCAAIFAAKDKWYPRAHHGICLVHLQCNVNDKFKGLQQKAMVGRAGDAFRVSEFKEIMELIKLTDWRCWDYLEKIDKKLWTRSHFEGERFNVMTSNAAESLNNALLPARDSPIYNGIVRVYSPEAVYMVCEQRTEISKMKGNVPDNIQKILVEQLVLSAGLLVMPCSTWLFEVTHRPTNFGFTVDLDKRTCTCLEFQKLGLPCRHAIAAASCRNMQYTMFVCKHHLKETWAETVRGIILPVPDPKDVEVPAEILTVDLYPPTTKRTKGRPGIKRKLSAGEIPVRLWC; encoded by the coding sequence ATGTCCCTGAAAGCATGCATCGATGGATGGAAGTACTTGAGGAAGGTGCTAGTGGTGGACGACACCCACATGTTTGGAAAGTACAAAGGTGTTTTGCTAAGTGCCAGCGGACAAGATGCTAACAGCCGCGTATTCCCGATTGCTCTCGCAGTAGTGGAAAGCGAGAACACAGAATCTTGGACATGGTTTTTCCAGAGGTTATCTACTATTGTAGAGGATGGTTTTGATTTAAGTATAATATCAGATAGATGCGCAGCAATTTTCGCAGCGAAAGATAAATGGTACCCACGTGCACACCATGGTATTTGTCTCGTACACCTCCAGTGTAACGTTAATGATAAGTTTAAGGGGCTGCAACAGAAAGCAATGGTTGGCAGAGCTGGGGATGCGTTCAGAGTTTCAGAGTTTAAGGAGATAATGGAGCTTATTAAACTGACGGATTGGAGATGCTGGGATTATTTGGAGAAGATCGACAAGAAGCTATGGACACGTTCACATTTCGAAGGGGAGAGATTTAACGTGATGACTTCTAACGCTGCTGAATCGTTGAATAATGCTCTTCTGCCCGCTCGTGATAGTCCTATATATAATGGCATTGTTCGAGTTTATTCGCCGGAAGCTGTGTACATGGTATGTGAGCAGCGCACCGAGATTAGTAAGATGAAGGGAAATGTTCCAGATAATATTCAAAAGATATTGGTCGAACAGCTGGTGCTGTCAGCGGGCCTTCTAGTTATGCCATGTTCGACTTGGTTATTCGAAGTTACGCACAGGCCAACTAATTTTGGTTTCACGGTTGATCTGGATAAACGAACTTGCACTTGCCTCGAATTCCAAAAGCTTGGTTTGCCATGCCGACATGCCATTGCTGCTGCTTCTTGCCGTAATATGCAGTACACCATGTTTGTTTGCAAACACCATCTCAAAGAGACATGGGCTGAAACAGTTAGGGGTATCATACTTCCGGTTCCGGATCCAAAGGATGTTGAAGTGCCAGCCGAAATACTAACGGTTGATCTTTATCCACCAACGACCAAACGAACGAAGGGAAGACCAGGAATCAAACGTAAACTGTCCGCAGGAGAGATACCGGTAAGACTGTGGTGTTGA